The Setaria viridis chromosome 6, Setaria_viridis_v4.0, whole genome shotgun sequence genome contains a region encoding:
- the LOC117860011 gene encoding protein RAFTIN 1A, with the protein MARVPMLTALLVLFAVGQQSHAFYYTKYTLPASSVAARATEELVDTKMAVFFREEALRVRQSLPFRFPAAVTAPLGFLPRHVADAIPFSSSALPGVLAQFNVTEGSAQAAKMEETLGMCEDPGLEWEAKFCATSLEALVEGAQGVLGTRSITEMISRVPRVGSPLQPYTIRAVRPVRGSSFVGCHQKEYPYTVYMCHSTGPARAYKVEMEGAGGDKVTLFSVCHTNTSEWDKDHVAFRFLGTKPGGPPVCHVLPYGHILWAKKYAGLLSA; encoded by the exons ATGGCGCGCGTACCGATGCTCACTGCTCTCCTCGTCCTGTTCGCG GTTGGACAGCAGAGCCATGCTTTCTACTACACCAAGTACACCCTTCCAGCTTCCTCCGTCGCTGCACGCGCCACCGAGGAGCTCGTCGACACCAAGATGGCCGTCTTCTTCCGCGAGGAGGCCCTGCGCGTCCGCCAGAGCCTGCCCTTCCGATTCCCCGCGGCAGTGACCGCCCCGCTCGGCTTCCTCCCCCGCCACGTCGCCGACGCcatccccttctcctcctccgccctcccGGGCGTCCTCGCCCAGTTCAACGTCACCGAGGGCTCCGCCCAGGCGGCCAAGATGGAGGAGACCTTGGGCATGTGCGAGGACCCGGGCCTCGAGTGGGAGGCCAAGTTCTGCGCCACCTCACTAGAGGCCCTGGTCGAGGGTGCCCAGGGGGTGCTCGGCACCAGGAGCATCACCGAGATGATCTCCAGGGTGCCCCGCGTCGGGTCGCCGCTGCAGCCGTACACCATCCGTGCCGTGCGACCCGTCCGGGGCTCCAGCTTCGTGGGGTGCCACCAGAAGGAGTACCCGTACACCGTGTACATGTGCCACAGCACCGGCCCGGCCCGGGCGTACAAGGTGGAGATGGAGGGCGCCGGTGGTGACAAGGTCACCTTGTTCTCCGTCTGCCACACCAACACGTCGGAGTGGGACAAGGATCACGTCGCCTTCAGGTTCCTCGGCACCAAGCCCGGCGGCCCGCCGGTGTGCCACGTCCTGCCGTACGGGCACATCTTGTGGGCCAAGAAATATGCTGGCCTCTTGTCGGCATAA